The Glycine soja cultivar W05 chromosome 4, ASM419377v2, whole genome shotgun sequence genomic sequence AACTGTTATAATATAATGGTATTTATCTAATCTTGACATGTTGCATTACATGTTACTAAATGTTGCAACCTCTAGTTTTAGTTATCGAATATATGCTGGCCGGCACCAACTAACAAAATTTCCTGTATGGCTAGCTACCAATACTATATCTTCAAATGTCTTACGTTGCATGAATTGAGTGCTTAACGGGTAATAGCAGTGCTCATAAGGAATACGAATGTTATAAGTTTACCATCGCAGATTGTAGCGTTTCTttcaccataaaaaaaaaaatcacaatcgCTGCTAAGTGCTGACACAATTGTGCACCAAATGAACTAGACCGATTGCATTATAAATAACATGTGAGGGTGGTGCGAAGCACACTGAGTGCAACAAAGtgttaattaacatgaaaggaAATAATACACTTTTGTTGCCTTTATTCTACACTCTCTTGCTGTTTCTTGGAGTGTCAGCAGGGAATGGAAGTAACGATGACACTAACCGTAAAGAAGTTTATATCGTCTATATGGGAGCCGCGGATTCAACAAATGCTTATCTTCGGAATGACCACGTTCAGATTCTGAATTCAGTGCTAAAAAGGTACATATATTATTATGtggacattaattaatttgatgatatGTTTAATTACTCCTATATTTTGTGTGAATGAATATTGAAGAAATGAGAATGCCATAGTACGGAACTACAAGCATGGTTTCTCAGGATTCGCAGCTCGTCTATCGAAAGAGGAGGCAAACTCAATTTCTCAGAAACCTGGTGTGGTGTCTGTTTTCCCTGACCCCATTCTGAAGCTCCACACAACACGTTCCTGGGATTTCCTCAAAAGCCAAACTCGTGTCAATATTGACACCAAACCAAATACGGAGTCcagttcttcttcctcctcagaCGTCATTCTTGGCATCTTAGACACAGGTTGTCCATAATTAGAAAAAACATGATATTAATTTACCAagtaatacacacacacacacacacatatatatatatatatatatgtatgtatatatatatttcatcatttttaaaaatgttaatatatacaaaaaaaggGGATTATTAATTTCAGGTATATGGCCAGAGGCGGCGAGTTTTAGCGACGAGGGTTTTGGTCCTGTTCCATCCCGGTGGAAAGGCACCTGCATGACATCAAAAGACTTCAATTCCTCTAATTGTAACAGGTAATTAGTAAAATGTGACATATAGGATGTGAAACCataatcattaaatatataaaggCGAACGTTACTATTATTAGTAAAAGGTGATTTCCAACAAGACGGGTGAATAAATGATAAATCACAACCACCTTACATGATTAACTCTTTCTTGTTTACGTTACTAAGCTTTTCAATCAATCCTATTTATGTGTAGTGGACTAGTGGGTCCGATGCCAATAGAGTAACGGTTAGCTTTGTATTGATTAGGAAGCTAATTGGCGCAAGGTTTTACCCTGACCCTGATGGGAAGAATGATGACAATGACAAAACGCCAAGGGATTCGAACGGACATGGGACCCACGTGGCGTCAACGGCGGTGTGTGTGGCTGTGAGCAACGCATCGTTCTATGGTCTAGCCACGGGGACCGCGAAGGGTGGGTCCCCCGAGTCAAGATTGGCAGTTTACAAAGTGTGTTATAGGAATGGGTGTCGTGGATCAGCCATCCTGGCGGCGTTTGATGATGCCATTGCCGACGGAGTGGATGTGTTGTCGCTATCGCTGGGCGTATTACCTCTTTCCCGACCAAAGTTGACATCCGACACGATTGCTATTGGAGCATTCCACGCCGTGCAGCGCGGCATCTTGGTGGTCTGCGCCGCTGGGAATGCCGGACCTCTCAAGTACTCAGTTGTAAACGATGCACCTTGGATTTTAACCGTTGCAGCTTCCACCATCGATCGGGATCTTCAGTCCAACGTCGTCTTGGGTACTAACCACGTCGTCAAGGTACATAtccaattcaattgaattgtaAATTCgaactttatatatttttctttatttttcaggtATAGCTATAAAATTACattctgaaaaaaaaagtattattagttaaatatatttaatgcattatCTTATGtgttcttaatttaaaaaatacttcattttttttaatgtattttcatcacaattttgtacttttattattcttgtttaatttatattttaaatcggTTGCAACTAATTAATGTCATCTTTGCTCATCAATGATAATTATTAAACTTCAGGGCAGAGCCATTAATTTCTCCCCTCTTTCAAATTCTCCCGAGTATCCAATGGTATATGGTGAGTCTGCCAAGGCAAAAAGAGCCAACTTAGGTACAGCAAGGTATGTACGCAAAATCTACGAGCTATGAAAAATCTTTAACAACCGATCATCAGAATCTGATACTCAAAAAACATTCATGGTTTTGAATTGGACACCTTAAAATCAAGTAATCAACTGAGGAATAACAAACATGTGTTTCATCAGTTATATTTAAAACCCAAAACCTCTCGGTAAAAGATTAAATGATTTGTTACATGCAGAAAATGCCACCCAAATTCATTAGATAGAAATAAAGTCAAAGGGAAGATTGTGATTTGCGATGGCAAAAAGGATCCGAAATATATAACTATGGAAAAAATTAACATAGTGAAAGCGGCAGGAGGAATTGGTCTGGCTCATATTACTGATCAAGATGGATCAGTAGCATTTAATTATGTGGACTTCCCGGCAACAGAGATAAGTTCAAAAGATGGCGTCGCACTCCTGCAGTATATCAATTCAACCAGGTAACGATATTGGCACCTGAAAGAAGCAAACATTGGTTGTTAGTTTTGGAATTTGCTTTGATCActagttattttcttttaattgtctgtacatataataatataaagcaATCCAGTGGGAACAATACTAGCTACAGTTACAGTTCCTGATTATAAGCCTGCTCCCGTGGTGGGTTTCTTTTCATCAAGAGGGCCTTCAACGCTTTCAAGCAATATTCTCAAGGTATGATATGATGATAATAAGATCATACATATCATAATAAACTATCCAAGCTCAACACTAAATAAAACatgctttctttctttgtaGCCTGATATTGCCGCACCGGGAGTGAACATTCTCGCTGCATGGATAGGAGATGACACATCAGAGGTTCCAAAAGGAAGAAAGCCCTCACTATACAACATAATCTCAGGAACTTCCATGGCTACTCCACATGTTTCAGGGCTTGTATGCAGTGTGAAAACACAGAACCCCTCTTGGAGTGCCTCTGCAATCAAATCTGCCATCATGACTTCTGGTCAagcattttataaataaataatgaccaATGTAAATGTGATCTAAGTAATGTGATTTAACAATGTATCATAGCAACTCATATCTTTCTATAAATATGCAGCAATTCAAAATGACAACTTGAAGGCTCCCATAACAACGGATTCAGGGTCGATAGCCACACCCTATGACTATGGAGCAGGGGAAATTACAACATCTAAACCATTGCAACCAGGGCTAGTTTATGAAACTAACACCGTTGATTACTTGAACTATTTGTGTTACACTGGTCATAACCTAACCACGGTTAAGGTCATCTCCGGAACTGTCCCCGATAATTTCAATTGCCCCAAGGATTCCACCTCTGATCTCATATCCAACATCAACTACCCTTCCATAGCAGTAAACTTCACTGGCAAAGCAAACGTGGTCGTGAGCAGAACTGTCACAAACGTTGCCGAAGAAGATGAAACAGTGTACTCTGCCGTTGTCGAAGCTCCCAAAGGAGTATTTGTCAAAGTGACTCCAAATAAACTTCAGTTTACGAAAAGTAGTAAAAAATTAAGCTACCAAGTTATTTTCGCACCAAAGgcctccttgaggaaagatttgTTTGGATCTATCACTTGGAGTAACGGCAAATATATAGTTCGAAGTCCATTTGTATTAACTAAATAGTGAAATTAAAAGTAACAATGAATAAAATGCAAACTAAATTCTTCATGGTGTCCAGCTACTCTCTAGTCtttattatttcttattcattttccctctattttaatttaaagatgtTATAACTAGTTTCCTTaggatattaattaagaaattaaaagaaaaagtagttGTGTAAATCATAAGAgaacgtaaaaaaaaataaaaataaacaaagtaatttttcacttttcaatcaaagcatttttaagttttttaaccaATATCTTTTAGACACCAATCAACATTtgtcttaatttaattaattgtagTTTCAGCTCCTCAaatatgctatttttttttacaggtaAGCTGACCTACTTTGTTATACCATATTTACAAGTAAAATTAGTTCTAACTTACTCACAGGCCTTTTGACCCAGCTTAATACAGAACGCAAACGTTTCACTTTGCAAAGCGGAATGTTTGGGGCTATATTTGTCGGGTGCACTGATGttgtatattaaattatttagaaaTTTCCTGCTGTCAAACTAATACATCTTGTACTTAGTTTTggtttcaaataataaattcaatatttgcttttaaaaaatattaaaaaaaacgtgTTTCAATTACATTAATGTCATAGTTGGATGGAAGTAACCTTAGTTTTTACACCGTTGGTAATTCAATACCAATTTCATGCTTCATGCACAAACTCCTTAGATGTCATAAAAGATAGATTTCtagcaaaatataataatacacaaatcattatttattttaaatacccTATCATTACCTCTTATTTATGTTACTTTAACTTGAAGAGTACTTTTCCTGTCTATGCCATTTTAGTATGCTCCAATTAATTAGTGGGCAGTAGAAGTTAGAAGCCAATCAAGGGAAGTATTATGCTATTAGAGTAATTTTAATTCTACACCCCATTTTAGATTGAATTGATCGAGGTGGAATTAAAGAggagagagatagagaaaaaaaataacaatagaaaataatagacgtaatatatataatgagaaggtggagagaaatagaaaaaaatgtaaatgtaaatataaatacattgcatgccaaattattttttcattattcatgtaatttttcttctaataaatTTAGGAATTGgtgaaaaatatacatataaaatatttttgagttaatggtaaattttattGTACTTTAATTCTTTGTGACATGttaatagttttaaaatgtataaaaattgaaaatttgaaaacttaaataataaaatttacaaaaaatacatttaattctTTGTGACACGCCAATATTTCTCCAAATTTATATACTCACAAATTGCAAATGCAAAAACCATTAGAGATTCGGAGAAAGGAAATACATTTAAGGAATCTAAtcgagtaatttttttaaagcaacTCAAATgggtataatttaaataactccttttgagtttcttattttttttattaaggaaaCTGTTTGATAAACTAAAATGAAAGGTATTGGCCGGTGAATatttaaattctatcataaattaACTTTTACAATATCACATTATATTAATTGACTTTCCGAATGTCACATCATATTTAAATCATTCacacatattttatttcaatgaatGGTATAATTTAAGCAAAAGTTAAATGACTCACTTTTATAcgtgttttaattaaaattttagttcaattattttaattaattcaagattttttttaatcataagtcACCATTACTTCTAGaagcaattaaatttaattttaagcaatCCAACATGATAGATAGATTTCTTTCGatagtaagaaaaaaagaaaaaaacaagcaACCATATCTTAaaattagcaactttatttttgtaaaagaaaactATAAGATTTAATACAGTAAAATTCTCATATTTAGTGATAAGAATTAATacagtaaaattataaaagaaactttatttttaattttcaaacattATCATGTTAATGGTTCTGGCTCAAAGCCACGGACATGGCATGATAACAAAGGCCAAATGTGCGTGATACAGTGATAGTGCAGGTTAtcgttataattattaaatactatATACCCCTaatgtatttttcaaaattgaaaatgttttactgCCTAGCTAGGCTAAGGAATCTTTCTGGCTCATCTGAATCGAATGGCGACATGGTTACCGCgttcattaaattaatttatgtatttatattgggtaattatatttatgtatttaaattaattttattgaaaacctATTCCATTAAAACTGTAAACTAAAATGGCACTTAATTTCTAAAAGAGTCTTGTAATTAGCAAGCTAGAGTAATGCGGCCAAGGAGCTTCTTTCCCCTACCTGAATTCCTATATAATGACTTTGATTGATAGCATGCATTTCCAAGCTTTAACTGCCATATAAAATGGTGTTTATATAACCTTGACATGTTGCATTACATGTTACTAACTCGTTGCAACCTCCAGTTTTAGTTATCGAATATGTGCTGGCTGGCACCAACAACAAAATTTTCTGTATGGCTGGATACTAATACTATATCTTCAAATGTCTCACTTTTCATGGACTGAGTGCTTAACGGGTAATTGCAGTGCTCATAAGGAATACGAATGCAATCATTTTACCATGGCAGACTgtagtttttcttaatttcacCGTAAAAGAATCACAATTGAGCACCGAATGAACTAGACCGATTGCATTATAAATAACAACATGGGGGTGCAGCTAGCAAAGGCACACTGAGTGCAACAAAGTGTTGACACGAAAGGCAATAATGCACTTTTGTTGCATTTATTCTACACTGCTCTCTTGTTTCTTGGAGCGTCAAGGTCATCGGCAGGGAATAGTAGTAACGATGACACGAACCGTAAAGAAGTTTACATCCTGTACATGGGAGCTGCGGATTCATCAAATGCTTCTCTTAAGAATGAGCACGCTCAGATTCTGAATTCAGTGCTAAAAAGGTACGTATAAttacataatattattattatgtggaCGTCATTTAACTAATTTGATGATTGGTATGACACAGGTTGtccataattaaaaaacatgataataatttatcaagTACTATATATCCTCATCACGAACTAAAAATTGTACTAGATATGTATATAtttcatcatttttaaaaatgttaatatagacaaaaaagaaagggattATTAATTTCAGGTATATGGCCAGAGGCGGCGAGTTTTAGCGACGAGGGTTTTGGTCCTGTTCCATCCCGGTGGAAAGGCACTGCATGACATCAAAAGACTTCAATTCCTCTAATTGTAACAGGTAATTAGTAAACTGTGATATATAGGATGTGAAACCataatcattaaatatataaaggcgaaaggtatattattattagaaaaagGTGATTTCCAACGAGACGTACGTGTGAATAAATGATAAATCACAATCATGCACCTTGTTATTTAAGGTTATTAATTAAGCTTTTCAATCAACATTAATCCTACTTATGCGTAGTGGGTCCCTCCCTCCCAGTAGTGTAACGGTTAgctttgtatttattttcatatttgattAGGAAGCTAATTGGCGCGAGGGTTTACCCAGACCACCCTGATGCGAAGAATGACGACAATGACAAAACGCCAAGGGATTGGAACGGACGTGGTGGGTCATGTCTTGGGTCAGCCATTCTAGCCGCGTTTGACGATGCCATTAACTACGGAGTGGATGAGTTGTCGTTGTCGCTCGGTCCATTCGGTGGGATCCAAACCGATTTGACGACCGACCCAATTTCGATCGGAGCAGTCCATGCCGTGGAACGCAGCATCGTGGCGGTCTGCGCCGCCCGGAACGATGGACAACCATCGACCGTTGTGAACGACGCGCCTTGGATTTTAACCGTTGCAGCTTCCATTATCGACCGTGATCTTCAGTCCAACGTCGTCTTGGGTAATAACCAAGTCATCAAGGTACGTACATATTCAATTCAATTGTAAATTCCAACttcatatgttttttctttatttttcaggtGTAGCTATAAAGtactaaaacaataaattattgaCTAAATGTCATAAAAGTTTTTATCTCTACTACCTAGTGAAAAGGGTGACACTATATGACATATCATCACTCATTcactgataaaagaaatatactattaaatttttttatatatattttcttaagtttctactttttaattttctattttaaatcgGTGCAGTGCAACTAATATCATCTTTGCTCATCGTTGATAGTTATGAAATTCAGGGCAGAGCCATACATTTCTCCCCTCTTTCAAATTCTCCCGAGTATCCTATGATATATGGTGAGTCTGCTGCCAGGGCAAATATCACCTACTTAATTGATGCAAGGTACGTACGCAAAATCTACGAGCTATATATGAAAAACCTTAGCAATAAATCAGATGCTAAAAAACATTTGTCGTTTGGTATTGGACAAACTTAAAATCAAGCAATCAGCTAAGGAATAACAAAcaagagtttcatcatcaaTTGATATTTAATACTCAAAACCTCTCGGCAAAAGATTAAATCATTTGTTAAATGCAGATAATGTCACCCAAATTCATTAGATCCAAATGAAGTCATAGGGAAGATTGCGGTTTATGATGGAAAAGATGATGATTATTCAACTAGTGAAAAAATTGACATAGTGCAAGCGTTGGGAGGAATAGGTCTAGCTCATATTATTGATCAAGATGGATCAGTAACATTTAATTATGAGGACTTCCCAGCAACAAAGATAAGTTCAAAAGATGGCGTCGCAATCCTACAGTATATCATTCAACCAGGTAATTAACGATATTGGCACTTGAAAGAAGAAAACATTGGTTGTTAGTTTTGGAATTTTCTTTGATCActagttattttcttttaatgtatGTTTCTGCATATAATAATATACAGCAACCCCGTGGGAACAATACTAGCAACAGTTATAGTTCTTGATTATAAGCCTGCTCCCcgggtggttttttttttcatcaagagGGCCTTCATTGCTTACAAGCAATGTTCTCAAGGTATGATATGACACTAcaagaaattttttatgtaGCTACAGACATTTTTAACTACGGATATAATTTAGTGTAGGTAGAACTCAAATAAACTTATACCGACATGTGTTTATCGtaagtaaaagtaaaataactTATACTTATTCTAGTTTGATgtaggtaaaaataaaaaaatttatacttacCTATGTTTAGTATAAGTAAAATCTCTAAGAACTTATACCTACACTTTTACttatgaatataataaaaaatattttttattgatgtaaatatgttttgattttaattttaatatgtctaaataattattaagattatttatttattttttattttatagaaaaatataaaatttgtaacttagttataatattttatttatataaataaaaaaaatttaggtgCAGAAACTACAGTTGATATCAGGTATGAGAGCATTTTTGAGTGAGCAACAAGGGCTTATTATTAAGTGGAAAAAAAGAGGTGatgataataaaaagaaaagcagGCAACAGGGGCTTCCCCACACCATCCTCTCCCAACAAGAGCCCCCTGCTTAAATTGAGCACTCCTTCTTTATCCCATTCTTTCCTCAGATTCGTGCCACCATTGGAAAAAAAAGGTTCCCGGTGTTGGGGAGCCTAGGGTTAGGGTTTCTGAGACATGTGGGATGTTCCATGCATTCGTGAGCCTTATCGCACGCGGTTGGAAGCTGTTCGAGCACAGTGATGACGCCGGTAATGCCGCCGCCGCCACCGGAAGAGAATGCAAGGATGGCCTCCTCTGGTTCCACGACATCGGAAAGTTCGCTGCCGGCGATTCCTCCATGGTCGTCGTCCAGGCCAACCAGGTCCTCGAGGACCAGAGCCAGATCGAGTCCGGCGGCTTCAGCACCTTCATCGGCATCTACGACGGCCACGGCGGCCCCGATTGCTCCTGCTATGTCTGTGATAACTTGTTCCGCAATCTCCAAGGTTAGTTACTTCGCGATTCAATCTCTTTCCTTATATATAGCGCAATTCCAATTCTCGATCGTGAGTCAGAACTGTTTTTAGTTGCAAGTGATTTTCGTATCTTCGCTTTTCGTGAATTTTGGTTTGGACTTTAATTTCACCAACTAAAAGTAGTTGCGCTTTTCAGTTTTCACAAGAATCATAAACAGTTGAAAAATGCATGTTGTGTAATTCTGTTGGATCTATGTCGCAATGGacctcttttttaaataaaaaaaaaattaatattgtcaTGTATCTGTGTGGAATACAAGTTAACAGCAAGGTGTTAATATGAAAATAGTTGTCTTTATAGTAGTTGGGTTTTTGATAGTTGAAGAAGTTGCTTCACTTTTGTGTTGGGTGGGTCATGTCTAGTATGtacacttttttatttctcttttcatgtcaaatttgtttttgttgtttgcaGAACTGTACAAGATGGTTTGCGAACCTGATGAAACTGATTTGAACATATGCATACCTGCTGTCATGCTTCCACTAGATGCAGGTACAAGACTGGAAAAAATGTTGGCAACTACTTCATCTGGTGAgcttccttgtgcatgtttTGTGGACTTGTAGTAGTTTCTATTTGATGCAGCTAACTTAGTGATGGTCGCAATATCTTTAATGCTTATGACTTATCAGTAGATTCTAATTGCAATGTAACTACTATTTGTTTTTCCTAAAGGGGAGGGAagctttctaaaaaaaaaatccgttTTGCAGTGTCTGTGCAGCTGTACTCGCCACTTCGACCAGCTGTTGACGTAGCAGAAGTATTTCTTTGGATGATGGCAGTTCTTACCATATTGTGTGCATCATATTGGTCAGCTTGGACGACCCGAGAAGCAGCTATTGAACATGATAAGTTGCTAAAGGTCTATTTTTCCTATTCATTTAGTATTTACTCAAGTtggattttcatttcttttcttaataTGTTGTCGATTCTACTACttactctcatttttttcttttcttataggATGCTTCAGATGAACTCCCAAACACTAAATATGCTAGTGTTAGTGGAGTTGTAAATATGAATGTGAAAGCTACAGTCCTTTTTGTTGTATTTGCTTCGTGTTTCCTGTTTATGCTTTACAAACTGATGTCGTCGTGGTTCATTGATGTTTTGGTTGTTCTCTTCTGTATTGGTGGTATTGAGGTATTAACTTCCACTAAATcagtttaaaatttgatatatttgcATCTGCGAGGGGAAAAAAATCTATTTGCATATTACTCAAGTCTGTGACATTGCATGAGTACATGTTATAAAAACTCTCTGTTTCCAATACtgaattcaaattttgtctTTCCTGCTATTGCCAATTTACCATGTTATTCTCTGCCAGGTCATTGCTAACCATATTTTTTCTTGTATGTCTAGGGCTTGCAAACATGCTTGGTTGCTCTTTTGTCCAGGTATGGTGTATCTTCTTTAATGAATGTTATTAAGAATTTTTGGTCTTAGTGTCCATCTATTAAGAAGCTCAAACTGGATCCGAAGAGAGTTGACATGTTTTATGACAAAATAATAAACCTTGTTGGAATTTGGATGGCTTGCCTTTTTTATTACATGATTAGCTTGATACCTTAAGCATTAAAGCAATTGTCTTGccttttcattaattattttcaaatcttAGATTAGAAATTGATAAATGCTGTTGTATGAGCTTGATATTTTGTGCACAAAGTGTAGATAAGTGAAACTTGTGGCTGGTTTGATAGAAAAAATGAGCTGTATAGTCAGTGTTAGTCAGTAAAACAGCCAAGGCTTAGCTCCCATGCTCACCCTACGTAATACTTTTAGATGGAGCAATGTTGTTGGTGCATTTTGTTTCCATACCCTGGGATTttgtacttttcttttatatttctaagatgattttacCATACAAAGCCAAAGGTAATGTACACATTTTGGAGAAGTCTGACACACTGACATTTTATTCTCTGGAAgatatcattataaaaaaaataatatttttcaggaGACACCAGGTCTAATGGACTCGCACAGTCACATGCACCCATAAAGCTGACTAAATGACTGGGGAAAGGATTTCCTAGGTGTTACCTGCATTCTTAGTATTTAAGACTTCATTGAActtaattttatctttcattaattttttgagaATGTGCTATTATGTGATTaggagggcgagccctggtgcagcggtaaagttgtgtcttggtgacttgttggtcatgggttcgaatccggaaacagcctctttgcatatgcaagggtaaggctacgtacaacatccctccctcataccttcgcatagcgaagagcctctgggcaatggggtacgaagtttttttgagggcgagccctggtgcagcggtaaagttgtgccttagtgacttgttggtcatgggttcgaatccggaaacagcctctttgcatatgcaagggtaaggctgcgtacaatatccctcccctataccttcgcatagcgaagagcctccgggcaatggggtacgaaagAAAGTGCTATTATGTgattaacttaatttttgtaTGTGTGAACTACATGAGATGTTGATAATCTTTTTGCATTTTGACATTTACAAacagtatattatatattatataaatgtttCAAATGATATAGGATCAGGATGCTTTAATACCTAGTACTCTTGAAAATCATGTCACAAGGTAAAATAGTCTCCTTTCCTCACATTTGAgagtaattttcaaatttcaaagattGAGGATATTGTGTTCTAGAATGTTTGAGTTTCCAACCTTGCATGCTTTTATTGCCCTTTTTAATTGAAGTTGTCATTATGTTCCTCACAATGTTAACTTGTAGAAGAaacttattttgttttcctGTGCAGGTGGTTCAAGCATGCTGGAGAGTCATACATCAAAGTACCTTTCTTAGGAGCTATCTCATACCTGACTTTGGCTGTTTCTCCATTCTGTATAACATTTTCCATTCTCTGGGCAGTTTATCGCAACGAATCCTTTGCCTGGATTGGTCAAGATATACTTGTAAGGATAAATTTTTCTCCAGTCTTAAATGATATTCCTCTCCTTCAAA encodes the following:
- the LOC114408558 gene encoding CO(2)-response secreted protease-like produces the protein MKGNNTLLLPLFYTLLLFLGVSAGNGSNDDTNRKEVYIVYMGAADSTNAYLRNDHVQILNSVLKRNENAIVRNYKHGFSGFAARLSKEEANSISQKPGVVSVFPDPILKLHTTRSWDFLKSQTRVNIDTKPNTESSSSSSSDVILGILDTGIWPEAASFSDEGFGPVPSRWKGTCMTSKDFNSSNCNRKLIGARFYPDPDGKNDDNDKTPRDSNGHGTHVASTAVCVAVSNASFYGLATGTAKGGSPESRLAVYKVCYRNGCRGSAILAAFDDAIADGVDVLSLSLGVLPLSRPKLTSDTIAIGAFHAVQRGILVVCAAGNAGPLKYSVVNDAPWILTVAASTIDRDLQSNVVLGTNHVVKGRAINFSPLSNSPEYPMVYGESAKAKRANLGTARKCHPNSLDRNKVKGKIVICDGKKDPKYITMEKINIVKAAGGIGLAHITDQDGSVAFNYVDFPATEISSKDGVALLQYINSTSNPVGTILATVTVPDYKPAPVVGFFSSRGPSTLSSNILKPDIAAPGVNILAAWIGDDTSEVPKGRKPSLYNIISGTSMATPHVSGLVCSVKTQNPSWSASAIKSAIMTSAIQNDNLKAPITTDSGSIATPYDYGAGEITTSKPLQPGLVYETNTVDYLNYLCYTGHNLTTVKVISGTVPDNFNCPKDSTSDLISNINYPSIAVNFTGKANVVVSRTVTNVAEEDETVYSAVVEAPKGVFVKVTPNKLQFTKSSKKLSYQVIFAPKASLRKDLFGSITWSNGKYIVRSPFVLTK